A part of Desulfomicrobium baculatum DSM 4028 genomic DNA contains:
- a CDS encoding radical SAM protein — MIPQQQATSQKDSWQSNREELMRQDAERYRQESLRTAIVSYPPRWATVAIGSACTNRCTFCSYHSHDARNGKSNVYNLKYKMSVERFRQHVDFFHAGRVPHVHICATGEPFLHDGIMDMIDYVAERYGKASFQSNFNSSVMERGNYLRKILERKDVISYIVTDLHAGDEGVFDSIKKGSSLKDLLATLRIFSNHGIRIIGSCILSRGNYKAIPKIIDVLSTHRIKMQLNVVGLFPHMFNNFTAIDNVYHKADVEITKSLEHMRRMGEKCGITVQLPTPFDDPGGKCTVFWEKIQIWPVKGIDPARYDENLIPHACNAVVLGDINTLGYASDFPTVMDFWNNDVLVAIRRKILSGEQPDRFCWSCPGGVALQRASNPILTTP, encoded by the coding sequence ATGATACCGCAGCAGCAAGCTACTTCGCAGAAAGACAGTTGGCAGTCCAACCGCGAGGAATTGATGCGGCAGGACGCCGAGCGATACCGACAGGAGAGCCTGAGAACAGCCATCGTCAGTTATCCTCCCCGCTGGGCCACTGTGGCCATCGGTAGTGCATGCACCAACCGCTGCACGTTCTGCTCGTACCATTCGCACGACGCACGAAATGGAAAATCCAATGTGTACAACCTGAAGTACAAGATGAGCGTGGAACGGTTCCGCCAGCATGTAGACTTCTTCCACGCCGGGCGGGTGCCGCATGTGCACATCTGCGCAACAGGTGAACCGTTTCTTCATGACGGCATCATGGACATGATCGACTACGTTGCCGAACGCTACGGCAAAGCCTCGTTCCAGTCGAACTTCAACTCCTCGGTCATGGAACGCGGCAACTATCTGCGCAAGATTCTAGAACGAAAGGATGTGATCTCCTACATCGTCACCGATTTGCACGCCGGAGACGAAGGAGTGTTCGACAGCATCAAGAAAGGGAGTTCACTCAAGGATCTGCTGGCCACGCTGCGGATCTTCTCGAACCACGGCATACGCATCATCGGCTCGTGCATCCTGTCACGAGGCAACTACAAGGCCATCCCCAAGATTATCGACGTGCTATCAACCCACCGCATCAAAATGCAATTGAACGTGGTGGGTCTATTCCCACATATGTTCAACAATTTCACAGCAATCGACAATGTTTATCACAAAGCCGACGTGGAGATCACGAAGAGTCTTGAACATATGCGCCGCATGGGTGAGAAATGCGGAATCACCGTGCAGCTACCAACGCCCTTCGACGATCCGGGCGGCAAGTGCACCGTCTTCTGGGAAAAAATCCAGATTTGGCCGGTTAAAGGCATAGACCCGGCCCGATACGACGAAAACCTAATTCCGCACGCCTGCAACGCGGTGGTGCTCGGTGACATCAACACCCTAGGATATGCCTCCGACTTCCCAACCGTGATGGACTTTTGGAACAACGACGTCCTTGTGGCCATCCGTCGTAAGATCCTGTCCGGCGAGCAGCCCGACCGGTTCTGCTGGTCGTGCCCCGGAGGAGTAGCCTTGCAACGCGCATCGAATCCGATCCTCACGACACCTTGA
- a CDS encoding FkbM family methyltransferase — MNQPTHAASFAAALIATILDSLRAVHTDNHQRFYQLGDRDAQLEDLLTLENTPRLSAEEMFISRREIFEREVATKSLLYSLLADSGSRDLLVKLAAFAVLGHLRVRLPYHGPRNTKMRGELLRAADRSAQADTDLVAAIQEKWTTDIFSLFELRTEEGPLRIYTIGEELYRMVHAPSYYWTDGEQSVCARPGDVVLDCGAAFGDVSLQFARAVGPEGLVICFEPYPLFLQVFNKNMCMNPHLANRTTLVRRGVWHQPNETLSFIAGGGGSRIDQSNHAPLKIHTTTIDETCEAAKLPRVDFVKMDIEGAELNALRGAERTLRRFRPKLAICLYHSPQDFHDIPDYIQGLGLGYRLHLSHHYVNEWETVLYATPA, encoded by the coding sequence ATGAACCAACCCACCCACGCCGCAAGCTTTGCGGCCGCGCTGATCGCGACCATCCTCGACTCGCTACGTGCCGTGCACACCGACAATCACCAGCGATTTTACCAGCTCGGCGACCGCGACGCGCAGTTAGAAGACCTGCTCACCCTGGAAAACACTCCGCGACTCTCAGCGGAAGAGATGTTTATTTCCCGCCGCGAGATATTCGAACGCGAGGTGGCCACCAAATCGTTGCTCTATTCACTGCTGGCGGATTCCGGTTCAAGAGACCTATTGGTGAAGTTGGCTGCTTTCGCAGTGCTGGGGCACCTCAGGGTGCGTCTGCCATACCATGGCCCCCGCAACACCAAGATGCGCGGCGAACTCCTTCGCGCTGCGGACCGTTCAGCCCAGGCCGATACCGATCTAGTGGCGGCCATCCAGGAAAAATGGACGACTGACATCTTCTCGCTGTTCGAGCTCAGAACAGAGGAAGGTCCCTTGCGGATATACACTATCGGCGAGGAGCTCTACCGGATGGTGCATGCCCCCTCGTACTACTGGACGGATGGTGAGCAGAGCGTATGCGCGCGACCCGGTGACGTAGTGCTGGACTGCGGTGCGGCTTTTGGTGACGTGTCGCTACAATTCGCGCGTGCCGTCGGGCCGGAAGGGCTCGTTATCTGCTTCGAACCGTACCCGCTCTTTCTGCAGGTCTTCAACAAAAACATGTGCATGAACCCTCACCTTGCCAATCGCACCACCTTGGTACGGCGCGGCGTGTGGCACCAGCCGAACGAAACACTTTCATTCATCGCCGGGGGAGGCGGTTCGCGCATTGACCAGTCCAACCATGCTCCGCTAAAAATACACACTACCACCATTGACGAGACGTGCGAGGCCGCCAAGCTGCCCCGCGTGGACTTCGTCAAGATGGACATCGAAGGGGCGGAACTGAACGCCCTGAGGGGGGCCGAGCGGACCCTGCGCCGCTTCCGGCCGAAGCTGGCCATCTGCCTGTACCACAGCCCGCAAGACTTCCACGATATTCCCGACTATATTCAGGGGCTTGGCCTAGGCTACCGGTTGCACCTGAGCCACCATTACGTCAACGAATGGGAAACGGTGCTGTACGCGACGCCTGCGTAA
- a CDS encoding WcbI family polysaccharide biosynthesis putative acetyltransferase, producing the protein MEPRIIIYATCQGEYLAKFLRASPGLRGYAVDVYRNYGQPGVFQPPNIPDEALDRCDLLIYHAVSNEAGRAAVAQLLSKLQRGALRVELPYVTSNLYWLLHYRTWTPLGVSHARRYGLIPYRSEALDMLVDCGLDEDEVVRLYSSLHIDQVLNVDAAVAETFSYWDDLDRRADGISVAPFLRERYRNEMLFYMFNHPSKAVFRYMADQLLARLGLPGLPDEALRGQDCGQKEMVPIHPGLAHRLGLRFVRAASRYLVNGRMMGFENYVRMYYRLRRQEIAQVATVVKRGVV; encoded by the coding sequence ATGGAGCCACGCATTATCATTTACGCTACTTGCCAAGGTGAGTACCTTGCCAAATTTTTGCGCGCATCCCCCGGCTTGCGTGGCTATGCTGTCGATGTTTATCGTAATTATGGACAACCGGGTGTCTTTCAGCCACCAAATATACCAGATGAAGCGTTGGATAGGTGTGATTTGCTTATCTACCACGCTGTGAGTAACGAGGCGGGGCGGGCTGCAGTGGCGCAGTTGCTGAGCAAGCTGCAGCGGGGTGCGCTCCGTGTCGAACTACCGTATGTTACGTCCAATCTCTATTGGCTGTTGCATTACCGCACATGGACCCCTTTGGGCGTGTCTCACGCTAGACGGTATGGGCTAATTCCTTACCGTAGCGAAGCACTGGATATGCTGGTGGACTGCGGCTTGGACGAGGACGAGGTGGTGCGGTTATACAGTTCTCTGCATATAGATCAAGTGTTGAACGTGGATGCCGCCGTGGCCGAAACCTTCTCTTACTGGGACGACCTGGATCGGCGGGCGGATGGCATATCCGTGGCACCTTTTTTGCGCGAACGTTACCGCAACGAAATGCTGTTCTATATGTTTAATCATCCTTCCAAAGCAGTGTTTCGTTATATGGCTGATCAGCTACTGGCCCGGCTGGGACTTCCCGGTTTGCCAGACGAAGCGTTGCGGGGGCAGGACTGTGGGCAGAAGGAAATGGTGCCTATACATCCGGGGCTAGCCCACCGTCTGGGGCTGCGTTTCGTGCGTGCTGCCTCTCGATATTTGGTTAACGGACGGATGATGGGCTTCGAGAATTATGTGCGCATGTACTACCGGTTACGACGGCAGGAAATTGCCCAGGTCGCGACTGTGGTAAAGAGAGGAGTGGTATGA
- a CDS encoding glycosyltransferase — protein sequence MSIDFIVWERHHFDHLKPIWQSIPDNLKGTFFIITQHDNSRDFTDLNRIKNKHIAKSFIEIEDTILSSQNPLVLATFYKVDFLLGINRPMVYVEHGAGQTYIDSPLYYFERKNILLDILPSKRLLEIFQLRYPYSVKRAVGCPALDKWHAEPIFLSNPTPNIALSFHFDRKTLPETRSAYLYFKSAIKALGLQNRWKILGHGHPRIIDQLSPIYAEYKIEIVRNFDNIMNRADIYICDNSSTLFEFASTDRPVVVLNAPWYRRDIEHGLRFWEHADVGVNCDHPDDLLDAIELALADLPEQQAKRNKAVKAVYEYTDGSASQRAANAIVEFASSWESNPGFLYPGTTEKGIRTFLSHSRILPETLAFKCEFHKKEILKAISLINESNPLHIADIEFHFWALALFLCKLGKNAEAKKICTDFYLSFGGSEILSTVFRQVLLAPSQSKPNDTRAPIVSVVIPLYNQGLFLKESVMSVVNQSYSNWELIIVNDGSTDDSLETAQNLAQRYSDQPITILDQTNKGKGCTRNRGVSESIGRYVCILDADDMLGSTYLEEAVSCLEQNPEAGWITPITLQFGRVHHIFYHFDFDLKEMLTVCPSPITSIFRRELWDEVEGFDETMTDREDWEFWIKAAESGWSSLHTETPQFMYRIQEKRFGERSDVNINSKLEIIQRHPWWFKSMSREQLLSLCGQFSTCNFTPEILNAPNVQKMTDLPKNRPIRKRLFKQIKDCWMAQNSLAPQPVVNSKATSLLRLAAHYAEKGDLKKAERYREAALKAK from the coding sequence ATGAGCATCGATTTTATTGTTTGGGAAAGACATCATTTTGATCACTTAAAGCCTATATGGCAATCAATTCCTGACAATTTGAAGGGAACTTTTTTCATTATTACTCAGCATGACAATTCTCGTGATTTTACTGATCTCAACAGGATAAAAAACAAACATATCGCTAAATCATTTATAGAAATTGAGGATACAATACTTTCATCTCAGAATCCACTTGTTTTGGCTACTTTTTATAAAGTTGATTTTTTGTTAGGTATTAACAGGCCAATGGTTTATGTTGAGCACGGTGCAGGGCAAACATATATTGATTCGCCGCTATATTATTTTGAAAGAAAAAATATTTTACTTGATATCCTTCCAAGCAAGAGGCTTCTTGAAATATTTCAATTACGCTATCCCTATTCTGTTAAACGCGCCGTTGGATGCCCCGCTTTGGATAAATGGCACGCAGAACCAATTTTTCTTTCTAATCCTACTCCAAATATAGCCTTATCTTTTCATTTTGATAGAAAGACACTGCCTGAAACCAGATCAGCATACCTTTATTTTAAATCAGCAATCAAAGCACTTGGACTGCAAAATCGTTGGAAGATATTAGGACACGGACACCCTCGAATCATCGACCAATTATCTCCGATATACGCCGAATACAAAATTGAAATTGTTCGTAATTTCGATAATATTATGAACAGGGCTGACATCTATATTTGCGACAATTCGTCGACACTTTTTGAATTCGCGTCCACGGATCGACCGGTGGTAGTCCTCAATGCCCCCTGGTACAGGCGAGACATAGAACACGGCCTACGCTTCTGGGAACACGCGGATGTCGGCGTCAATTGTGATCATCCCGACGACCTGCTTGATGCGATTGAATTAGCCCTAGCTGATCTGCCGGAACAACAAGCAAAGCGTAACAAAGCCGTAAAGGCCGTCTATGAGTATACTGACGGCAGTGCTTCTCAAAGAGCAGCCAATGCAATTGTGGAGTTCGCTTCTTCCTGGGAATCAAATCCAGGATTCCTTTATCCAGGCACAACCGAAAAAGGGATCCGTACATTTTTATCTCATTCGCGTATCTTGCCGGAGACACTGGCTTTCAAGTGCGAGTTTCACAAGAAAGAAATTCTAAAAGCGATCTCTTTAATCAATGAGTCCAATCCTCTTCATATCGCCGATATTGAATTTCACTTTTGGGCGCTGGCCCTTTTTCTTTGTAAACTCGGCAAAAACGCCGAGGCCAAGAAAATTTGCACGGATTTTTACCTTTCTTTTGGCGGGTCTGAAATACTGAGCACGGTGTTCAGACAGGTGCTGCTAGCTCCGTCTCAGAGTAAACCAAATGACACCAGAGCTCCAATCGTCAGCGTCGTTATCCCGTTGTACAACCAAGGTCTGTTTTTAAAAGAATCCGTTATGAGCGTTGTCAACCAATCCTATTCAAACTGGGAGCTGATTATTGTTAACGACGGATCAACTGACGATTCTCTTGAAACTGCTCAAAACCTGGCTCAAAGATACTCGGATCAACCCATAACTATTTTAGACCAAACCAATAAAGGCAAAGGTTGTACGAGAAATAGAGGGGTCTCTGAATCGATTGGAAGATATGTCTGTATTCTGGATGCAGATGATATGCTGGGATCAACATATTTAGAAGAAGCAGTCTCCTGCCTTGAACAGAATCCCGAGGCAGGATGGATCACTCCAATTACACTACAGTTTGGAAGAGTTCATCATATTTTTTATCATTTCGATTTTGACCTGAAGGAGATGCTCACTGTCTGCCCTTCTCCTATCACTTCGATTTTCCGGCGCGAGCTTTGGGACGAAGTTGAAGGTTTTGATGAGACCATGACTGACCGAGAGGATTGGGAGTTTTGGATAAAGGCGGCAGAATCCGGCTGGTCCAGTCTCCATACAGAGACTCCGCAATTCATGTACCGAATCCAAGAGAAACGTTTCGGTGAACGGTCCGACGTAAACATCAATTCAAAACTGGAAATCATCCAAAGGCATCCTTGGTGGTTTAAGAGCATGTCTCGTGAACAGTTACTCTCACTGTGCGGTCAGTTCTCAACATGCAATTTCACGCCTGAGATTCTGAACGCGCCCAATGTCCAAAAGATGACCGATCTCCCAAAAAACAGACCCATTCGAAAGCGTCTTTTTAAGCAGATCAAAGATTGTTGGATGGCTCAAAACAGCCTCGCTCCCCAACCCGTAGTCAATTCCAAAGCAACATCATTGCTGCGTCTTGCCGCGCATTATGCCGAAAAAGGGGACCTCAAAAAAGCAGAACGGTACAGAGAAGCTGCACTCAAAGCAAAATAA
- a CDS encoding class I SAM-dependent methyltransferase: MTKPFDRSKHYSHIMGHLDRVHDHIIPAGANYGQISKTEAEFLINRILDERPRFVLEIGTAAGASTVHMLTALQLLGNDFRLAAVEYLDHCYFDSSRTPGFLVREVFDTPPRGYSLHLGKSSFEIGDVVGDQKIDFLFVDGNHTHPWATMDTILALPFLSDNATIVYHDINLHHRGGAAKRHDKGPHNLFYHLPAGQKTVIGEFPYPNIGSLRLVNSPSAALGHLLGLLFHFPWEAKAWPAIDGTTLNRLARFLEQYWGKNACLAFLHGMEQQEILAARAR; this comes from the coding sequence ATGACGAAACCATTCGACAGGTCGAAGCATTACAGCCACATCATGGGGCACCTCGATAGGGTGCATGACCACATCATCCCCGCTGGGGCCAACTATGGACAGATAAGCAAAACGGAGGCCGAGTTTCTGATCAACCGCATTCTGGACGAGCGTCCGCGCTTCGTCCTGGAGATCGGCACCGCTGCGGGAGCGTCCACTGTTCACATGCTCACGGCACTGCAACTGCTGGGCAATGATTTCCGCCTTGCCGCAGTGGAGTACCTGGACCACTGCTATTTCGATTCCAGCCGCACCCCCGGGTTTCTGGTGCGCGAAGTCTTTGACACTCCTCCAAGGGGCTATAGCCTACACCTTGGTAAGAGCAGCTTCGAAATCGGCGATGTGGTGGGCGACCAGAAGATCGACTTCCTTTTTGTTGATGGTAATCATACCCACCCTTGGGCCACCATGGACACCATCCTGGCGTTACCATTCCTCAGCGATAACGCCACAATCGTCTATCACGACATAAATCTACACCACCGGGGCGGCGCGGCCAAACGGCACGACAAGGGACCGCACAACTTGTTCTACCACCTACCCGCCGGACAGAAGACCGTCATCGGTGAATTTCCCTATCCCAACATCGGTTCGCTACGCCTCGTGAACTCCCCCTCGGCGGCGCTGGGACACCTACTGGGGCTGCTGTTCCATTTCCCGTGGGAAGCAAAGGCGTGGCCCGCCATCGACGGCACCACGCTGAACCGTCTAGCGCGCTTCCTCGAACAGTATTGGGGAAAAAATGCATGTCTTGCCTTCTTGCACGGCATGGAACAACAGGAAATACTGGCCGCCCGCGCCAGATGA
- a CDS encoding methyltransferase domain-containing protein produces the protein MLTSMHRYLRCPACYGALALDIFDKTTAGIREGLLTCGACGTVYPIAQHIPRMVPTYLFDASDFCRRHSIAPEKLLHCWPGEIREISDIQKHTQDNFGHEWEYYSRLGWTEETGSDASHVAESLRWFHEKSLLGRDDVADKLTLDAGCGNGRFSRAAFDADAIVVSMDLTRASDVAFANLREYGKVAQVVQGDILHPPFQQGYFDVVFTIGVIQHTGAPLDAAANLARLVKPGGLFSVRAYQRGNDRMEENDAAIRRVTTTFSLAELHEFSDILAQLTGFLVRKGLYADVARHICLFPKRYDIFDWYSAPVAAKLTYDELRDVFAKTGMLPIRDIDDGSSPQDRAFSAISIVGRKRMSTSGGQ, from the coding sequence ATGCTCACTTCCATGCACCGTTACCTGCGCTGCCCGGCCTGTTATGGCGCGCTGGCACTGGACATTTTCGACAAAACCACCGCCGGCATTCGCGAAGGGTTGCTCACCTGCGGCGCCTGCGGCACCGTTTACCCCATCGCCCAGCATATTCCACGCATGGTTCCCACCTACCTGTTCGACGCCTCGGACTTCTGCCGCAGGCACTCGATCGCACCGGAGAAGCTACTCCACTGCTGGCCAGGTGAGATACGCGAAATTTCAGATATCCAGAAACACACCCAGGACAACTTCGGACACGAATGGGAATACTACTCGCGCCTTGGATGGACGGAAGAAACGGGTAGCGATGCGAGTCACGTCGCCGAGTCGTTGCGCTGGTTCCACGAAAAATCACTGCTCGGCCGGGACGATGTGGCCGACAAACTGACTCTGGACGCGGGTTGTGGCAATGGACGTTTCTCGCGCGCGGCGTTCGACGCAGACGCCATAGTGGTCTCCATGGACCTCACCCGCGCCTCCGACGTGGCCTTCGCCAACTTGCGTGAATACGGCAAGGTGGCGCAAGTGGTACAAGGCGACATTCTGCACCCACCCTTCCAACAGGGATACTTCGACGTGGTGTTCACCATCGGAGTCATCCAGCACACCGGCGCACCGCTCGACGCGGCGGCCAACTTGGCCCGACTGGTGAAGCCAGGTGGCCTGTTCTCAGTGCGGGCCTACCAGCGCGGAAATGACCGTATGGAAGAGAATGACGCAGCCATCCGCCGAGTTACCACTACCTTCAGCTTGGCGGAACTGCACGAATTCTCCGACATCCTCGCCCAACTCACCGGCTTTCTGGTACGCAAGGGTCTGTACGCTGACGTGGCCCGGCACATTTGCCTTTTTCCCAAACGATACGATATTTTCGACTGGTACTCCGCGCCTGTAGCAGCGAAGCTCACCTATGATGAACTTCGCGACGTCTTTGCCAAAACCGGGATGCTGCCCATCCGCGACATCGACGACGGCAGTTCCCCCCAGGACCGCGCATTCAGCGCCATATCTATCGTTGGCCGCAAGCGCATGAGCACCTCGGGAGGTCAGTGA
- a CDS encoding glycosyltransferase encodes MQKDYLKNINLTIVSNYLPRFDVGSSNTRIYHIVKLLSNMGIYITYIYFYTSLDDTRYIKSIPEVNTIRLNGSPHEHVQNILASKPDILWLTNLWTPIFFESMSQLMNNVRNRRPEVKIILDTMDLHAKKYHRRYAITRSPDDLFTAKKFLDLEKTNYPNADAVVVVTEDEKNDILGLKLDSPSIYVIPNIHQISTVNTSYDQRGDLVYLGNFNINHNIDAVLHFVKVIFPYVSKKYPKLRLHILGREADTKLSQLAGPTICVHGFVHDLEKALAQFRVFICPMTYGAGMKGKLGEAMANGLPIVATTIGAEGFDLIDGENCFIADFPEEFAQKTIQLYENEILWNNFSTNCRNLIQQNFSYEPVAKLLRELIFSFKPASILLTHEQAGKDFENKPPNKNILTSNSFTTVHKIESYLSSINWLHKLFDYSSHFDYAEIINDNKIPAVSVIIISWRLHPDTTNCLQILKKQRTQPFEIIFVDNGSDLGIFDALKPNIDTYVRLNSNSGAYLARNIGSIFAKSPILFFLDDDAIPADNIIDSHLSCYTKFDVIAVRGVCKPKTNNPLNQQAKHYYLGPKPFPIYADIEGNTSYLASAFFKADGWDDAIRFGGGGVDLSRRLLEIEPDMRKQIYSPDPIIFHDFASDQSHLEMKREKQRQSRARLKKKHPDYNEFIESWKHFRNNEEVLLLKSGASFVRTPNANYRKIKSSKVIENPLISICIPTYNRENFISSAIKSAANQSYKNCEIIVVDDGSTDNTRDIVLSYGIKNLKYIQKEHTSAPDTRNRCIFESSGDFILWLDSDDFISSKIIEEYVNLMDSFSDVDIFYSNHFCIDEKGYVLKQYSHIDWHNKNDEMLRRFMTKNPLPNLGTLVRKSIYSEIGEYDINFLRAHDMEFWSRVALAGKFTCKHVDKYLNYIRFHNNNITGIKNPIKTDFSYEAKITNNILEKTKIENLFNNLNWKNEKLIAFQTAYLKIIDRFIEIYALNDALLTCEKYLINDHSNSSLLKKKKYILELMNDFQSHHAIFSQIMKKTQTRYIDEYFNFVKSMNIQGTEKNHNFELNDSDIITLLTKHAKKYFALKNYNISLYLYLALSHFDPVNSNLLKIISMHYLMLGDPINAMHYISQASTLSPSDKEIADLLFQTKKCITLRSKVAIP; translated from the coding sequence ATGCAAAAAGATTATTTAAAAAATATCAATCTGACCATCGTTAGCAATTACTTACCACGATTTGACGTTGGATCATCGAATACTCGTATTTATCATATAGTAAAATTACTTTCAAATATGGGAATATATATTACTTACATTTATTTTTATACGTCTCTCGATGATACACGATACATTAAATCGATACCAGAAGTAAACACTATACGACTAAACGGCAGTCCCCATGAACACGTTCAAAATATTCTCGCCTCGAAACCGGACATCCTTTGGTTAACGAACCTTTGGACTCCTATTTTTTTCGAATCCATGTCGCAGTTGATGAACAACGTGCGCAATCGACGACCTGAAGTTAAAATCATTCTTGATACTATGGATTTGCATGCAAAAAAATATCACCGCCGATACGCAATCACCCGATCACCTGACGATTTATTTACAGCAAAAAAATTTCTTGATTTAGAAAAAACAAATTATCCGAATGCTGATGCGGTAGTTGTAGTGACCGAAGATGAAAAAAATGACATTTTGGGGTTAAAATTGGACTCCCCTTCTATTTATGTAATTCCGAATATTCACCAAATATCAACTGTGAATACTTCTTATGATCAACGCGGCGATCTAGTATATCTCGGCAATTTTAACATCAACCATAACATTGATGCTGTTTTACACTTCGTGAAAGTAATCTTTCCATACGTCTCCAAAAAGTATCCTAAACTTCGGTTACATATTCTAGGCCGAGAGGCTGACACTAAACTTAGTCAATTAGCTGGCCCAACTATATGCGTTCATGGGTTTGTCCATGACTTAGAAAAGGCTCTGGCGCAATTTCGTGTTTTCATCTGCCCCATGACCTACGGAGCCGGAATGAAGGGCAAACTCGGGGAGGCTATGGCTAACGGCCTCCCTATTGTGGCAACAACCATTGGGGCAGAGGGATTTGATCTAATTGATGGAGAAAATTGCTTTATCGCGGATTTTCCAGAAGAGTTTGCACAAAAAACAATCCAACTTTATGAAAATGAAATCCTATGGAATAATTTCAGCACTAACTGCAGAAATTTAATTCAACAAAATTTCTCCTATGAACCGGTTGCAAAACTACTCCGAGAATTAATATTTTCATTTAAGCCAGCAAGCATCTTATTGACCCACGAACAGGCGGGGAAAGATTTTGAAAACAAACCTCCCAATAAGAACATTTTAACAAGCAATAGCTTCACAACTGTCCATAAAATTGAAAGCTATCTTTCAAGCATTAACTGGCTACATAAGCTTTTCGACTACTCTTCACATTTTGACTACGCAGAAATTATTAATGATAATAAAATACCAGCAGTTTCTGTTATCATCATCTCATGGCGCCTTCATCCTGATACCACAAACTGCCTACAAATCCTGAAAAAACAACGTACCCAACCCTTTGAGATTATTTTTGTCGATAACGGCTCCGATCTTGGGATATTTGATGCTTTGAAACCCAATATCGATACTTACGTACGTCTTAACAGCAATTCTGGAGCCTATTTAGCACGTAATATAGGAAGCATTTTCGCTAAATCTCCAATACTTTTTTTTCTAGACGATGATGCAATTCCTGCAGACAATATTATCGATAGCCATTTAAGCTGCTATACAAAGTTCGATGTTATCGCTGTACGCGGAGTTTGCAAGCCAAAAACAAACAACCCCCTTAACCAACAAGCGAAACATTACTACCTAGGACCAAAGCCCTTCCCAATTTATGCTGATATTGAAGGAAACACATCGTATCTTGCCTCAGCATTTTTCAAGGCTGACGGCTGGGATGATGCAATCAGATTTGGAGGAGGAGGAGTCGATTTATCACGACGCCTTCTCGAAATTGAGCCTGATATGCGAAAGCAGATTTACAGCCCTGATCCGATTATATTCCATGACTTTGCATCGGATCAAAGCCATCTTGAAATGAAGCGAGAAAAGCAACGGCAATCAAGAGCACGTCTTAAAAAGAAACATCCTGATTATAACGAATTCATTGAAAGCTGGAAACATTTTCGCAACAATGAAGAAGTCCTCCTCCTAAAATCTGGGGCAAGTTTCGTTAGAACTCCAAACGCAAACTATCGCAAAATAAAATCTAGCAAAGTAATTGAAAATCCATTAATTTCTATTTGTATACCAACCTATAATAGAGAAAATTTTATTTCATCAGCTATAAAATCAGCTGCAAATCAGTCATATAAAAATTGTGAAATTATTGTTGTAGATGATGGATCTACAGACAACACAAGAGATATCGTTCTTAGTTATGGAATAAAAAACTTAAAGTACATTCAAAAAGAACATACAAGCGCACCGGACACTCGTAACAGATGCATTTTCGAATCAAGTGGTGATTTTATTTTATGGCTTGATAGCGACGATTTTATATCTTCCAAAATTATCGAAGAGTATGTCAATTTAATGGATTCATTTAGTGATGTAGATATATTTTATTCAAATCATTTTTGTATCGATGAAAAAGGTTATGTCTTAAAGCAATACTCACATATAGATTGGCATAATAAAAATGATGAAATGCTTCGAAGATTTATGACCAAAAATCCACTCCCTAACCTTGGAACACTCGTACGTAAAAGTATATATTCAGAAATAGGCGAATACGACATCAATTTTCTTCGAGCACACGATATGGAATTTTGGAGTAGAGTTGCTCTTGCAGGAAAATTTACTTGCAAACATGTTGATAAATACCTTAATTATATTAGATTTCACAATAACAACATTACAGGGATTAAAAATCCAATCAAAACTGATTTTAGTTATGAAGCTAAAATTACAAATAATATTTTAGAAAAAACAAAAATAGAAAATTTATTTAACAATTTAAATTGGAAAAACGAAAAACTCATCGCTTTTCAAACTGCTTATTTAAAAATTATTGATCGATTTATTGAAATTTACGCACTCAATGATGCCTTATTAACATGTGAGAAATACTTAATAAACGATCATAGCAACAGCTCTCTATTAAAAAAGAAAAAATATATTCTCGAACTAATGAATGACTTTCAAAGTCATCACGCTATATTTTCGCAAATCATGAAAAAAACCCAAACCCGGTACATAGACGAATATTTTAATTTTGTTAAATCAATGAATATTCAAGGTACAGAAAAAAATCATAATTTTGAATTGAATGACTCTGACATAATTACCTTATTAACAAAACATGCCAAAAAATATTTTGCCCTTAAAAATTATAACATATCTTTATATCTATATTTAGCTTTATCACATTTTGACCCAGTAAATTCAAACCTGCTCAAAATTATTTCAATGCACTACTTGATGCTTGGTGATCCTATAAATGCAATGCATTATATCTCTCAAGCCAGCACTCTTTCCCCTTCAGATAAAGAGATTGCAGACCTGCTTTTTCAGACAAAAAAATGCATTACTTTAAGAAGCAAAGTAGCCATACCATAA